Part of the Sebastes umbrosus isolate fSebUmb1 unplaced genomic scaffold, fSebUmb1.pri scaffold_134_arrow_ctg1, whole genome shotgun sequence genome is shown below.
agtatatatatatacatatatatatacagtgtatatatatatatacagtatatatacagtatatatatgtatatatatatatatatgtatatatatatgtatgtatatatatgtatatatatgtatgtatatatatatgtatatatatatgtgtatatatatatgtatatgtgtatatatatatgtatatgtgtatatatatatatatgtgtatatatatagtatatatatactgtatatatactatatatacagtatatatatactatatattgtgtgtacagtatgtgtgtgtactgtgtacagtgtgtgtgtacagtatgtgtgtgtactgtgtgtacagtatgtgtgtgtactgtgtacagtgtgtgtgtacagtatgtgtgtgtactgtgtacagtatgtgtgtgtactgctTATCTTCTCGATATCTGAAACTAATCTTTATATTTTCCATGAatcatgtaaatataataaaaaccaACAGAAAATCATCACCAGTGATTCTACTGCAGAAATGATTGTTCAAATCATTGTTTCTataatccataataataataataataaaccaaaGAAACATGGGGTCTTTCCCATTTGTGCTTTTATACGgcttgactcctctcctcgactcctctcctcgcgtcttagtcccgcccacgggagatgcgagcggaggaggcgaggaaaagactcgaggagagaggaaacgaggaaatatgtttttagagacatgagacgtcgtttcctctgaagcgtcacgtgaagcgacgtccataactgatgacagcagcagctgatcacatctggatcagctgtcagtcggcttCAACAGCTGTTgtatgtctgaactgatctaattcTAATAAAGAAACAGTTATCAGTGGTAGAGtagcagtgttttctctctgtagcctgttacctgtttaacaatcacctgcacatgaataacagctgcagtctgtatctctactgtggactgagtcctgcttagaggaccaggaaccatctctactgtggactgagtcctgcttagaggaccaggaaccatctctactgtggactgagtcctgcttagaggaccaggaaccatctctactgtggactgagtcctgcttagaggaccaggaaccatctctactggcacaatatctttatattatgtattcattattagcaTTTGTAGTTATTGATAGTTATTTATTAGgttgaatgtttcagggaaaatgtaaatgatgtaactcatatcaaacccgacgctcaggaattatcagcctcatgtgactgaatggaaatgaggataaatgatgtaaaaggtgtaaaagacaaactatctttctctctctgactttaactggatccttaataaaagttaatgaggggaaaaaacagatgatcaaaagaaaactctttctaataaatgaaaaaagttattttaaatcTGTTCGTTGTCAGGTTTttataaacccctctcagtgtcagactccttcagtgtcagactccttcagtgtcagactccttcagtgacggtgtgtgaagcagagctcctgcaggttcttctgctgctggatcacttcaccatcaacatgcTCCGTCTGctgttcactcctacagttaacacagattataactagatggtgaatcagaagacaactaaactataaatcgtttaatctgtgatctgtcttcactccggtataaaactccagtgatgttgatgtatcGGATCAAAccgatcagcagcagcatccaatcaataactgatatccaataagggggcgtgtcggtcggtaaaaaaCATCCGTGGAGGAGACActggaggatacactggtgtatccttgCTCATggctcctccagcaagcctcctcgctcctcgctcctcgctcctcgatgcacattttatgaattgggacgtccttcaagatggaggactgagatcgatttccgggtcacagccggaggagcgaggagaagaggaggcgaaaaatgctgaaatgagaACCACCTATGGACGCCTCCTGTCAGCTGACCTCACCAACACACAGCCACTGATGTAGCACAGCCACATACACAGAGTACACATACAGAGTAAAAGTACacagagcacaaacacacagagtaaaagtacacagtgaaatacattaaagtttcaaaCTGAGATCCTGCAGGAGGAGTgaaactcttcctcctcctcttcatcactcagtgaaaCATGAAACACATGTTGACATCATTCAGAATGACGTCATCATCTCTGAAGTCACCTTCTCTGACGTCATCATCTCTGAAGTCACCTTCTCTGATGTCACCATCTCTGATATCATCATCTCTGACGTCATCATCTCTGAAGTCACCTTCTCTGACGTCACCATCTCTGATGTCACCTTCTCTGATGTCACCTTCTCTGATGTCATCATCTCTGACGTCATCATCTCTGAAGTCACCTTCTCTGACGTCATCATCTCTGAAGTCACCTTCTCTGACGTCACCATCTCTGATGTCATCATCTCTGACGTCATCATCTCTGACGTCATCATCTCTGAAGTCACCTTCTCTGATGTCATCATCTCTGACGTCACCATCTCTGATGTCATCATCTCTGACGTCACCATCTCTGGTGTCATCATCTCTGACGTCACCATCTCTGACGTCATCATCTCTGACGTCATCATCTCTGAAGTCACCTTCTCTGATGTCATCATCTCTGACGTCACCATCTCTGATGTCATCATCTCTGACGTCACCATCTCTGATGTCATCATCTCTGACGTCACCATCTCTGAAGTCACCATCTCTGATGTCATCATCTCTGACGTCACCATCTCTGATGTCATCATCTCTGACGTCACCATCTCTGATGTCATCATCTCTGACGTCACCATCTCTGAAGTCACCTTCTCTGATGTCATCATCTCTGACGTCATCATCTCTGAAGTCACCTTCTCTGATGTCATCATCTCTGACGTCACCATCTCTGAAGTCACCTTCTCTGATGTCATCATCTCTGACGTCATCATCTCTGAAGTCACCTTCTCTGACGTCATCATCTCTGACGTCATCATCTCTGAAGTCACCTTCTCTGACGTCATCATCTCTGAAGTCACCTTCTCTGACGTCACCATCTCTGATGTCATCATCTCTGATGTCATCATCTCTGACGTCATCATCTCTGAAGTCACCTTCTCTGACGTCATCTCTGACGTCACCTTCTCTGACGTCACCTTCTCTGACGTCACCATCTCTGATGTCATCATCTCTGACATCATCTCTGACGTCACCATCTCTGACGTCATCATCTCTGACGTCACCATCTCTGAAGTCACCATCTCTGATGTCATCATCTCTGACGTCATCATCTCTGACGTCATCATCTCTGAAGTCACCTTCTCTGACGTCATCATCTCTGAAGTCACCTTCTCTGACGTCACCATCTCTGATGTCATCATCTCTGATGTCATCATCTCTGACGTCATCATCTCTGAAGTCACCTTCTCTGACGTCATCTCTGACGTCACCTTCTCTGACGTCACCTTCTCTGACGTCACCATCTCTGATGTCATCATCTCTGACATCATCTCTGACGTCACCATCTCTGACGTCATCATCTCTGACGTCACCATCTCTGAAGTCACCATCTCTGATGTCATCATCTCTGACGTCATCATCTCTGACGTCACCTTCTCTGACGTCACCATCTCTGATGTCATCATCTCTGACGTCACCATCTCTGACGTCATCATCTCTGATGTCATCATCTCTGAAGTCACCATCTCTGATGTCATCATCTCTGACGTCACCTTCTCTGACGTCACCATCTCTGATGTCATCATCTCTGACGTCACCATCTCTGACGTCATCATCTCTGACGTCATCATCTCTGACGTCACCATCTCTGAAGTCACCATCTCTGACGTCATCATCTCTGACGTCATCATCTCTGAAGTCACCATCTCTGATGTCATCATCTCTGACGTCATCATCTCATACGTCACCTTCTCTGACGTCACCATCTCTGACGTCATCATTTCTGAAGTCACCTTCTCTGACGTCAGAGATTGTGACGTCAGAGAAGGTGACTTCAGAGGTGATGACGTCATCACAGTAAACGTCCAGTATTCAGAGACAGTGACGGTAGTCTGTTCATCCAGCAGCTGACCTCAGACCAGTTCGATTTGGTTACTTGGAAACTATGATGAGCTCACAGCGAGCTCACTGAACCCATGGTGACATTATACTTCCTGTATATATCCCCCAAAGCATGATGGGAACTGATGATCCTGAATGAAACCATGATGTCATTTACACACGtgggcaaagttgttggtacccttccgttaaagaaagaaaaccccacaatggtcactgaaataacttgaaactgacaaaagtaataataaataaaaattcactgaaaattaactaatgaaaccaccaaacagcacagtgactacttttcaccctttaaataggcagactgactgattacaagtttgaagatacctgtgatgctaattacaggacacaccttagtttaacatgtccctatggccacattattttacatcttttctagggctaccatcatttttgtccaggccagtttcattagtttgttttttaaaatgattctgttgaaccacaattcaaaaacaatatctgattttcattagttaattttcagtgaatttttatttattattacttttgtcagtttcaagttatttcagtgaccattgtgggtttttctttctttaacggaagggtaccaacaattttgtccacgtgtgtaGATGGTTTTAATGGCTCATATCACCGCCGGTACCAGCTGCAGAGAGCTGGTCGTCATAGCAACGCTGCCGTGACATCTTCAACGTGACACAAACGCAGTTTGTTCCCTCGCTGGATCCTTTCATCGCCAACCAAGGTCAACGGCGGCACGGTCGCTTGTTACTGACAGCGGTTTGGCTGTTTAAAGATGGCGGCTTTGTGGAAGGATGGACGCTTCTCTTTGACCAGTCAGTGGTCGGCAGTGTTTTCGCTCCGCCTTCTAATGTCGGCTCAGCTTGCTGGGAACCTGTACTGAGGTGGTACTAGGTTCAGTACTAGGTACTGTACCCGTGCCGTGCCGAGCCGTGCCGTGCAGTTATGTAAAAGTCGGCAACAAATTAATCTCCGACAGCAGAAGCTAATTCTTCATTTTAAATTCACGCCACGTCTCAGGAAGCAGCGCGCTACAGACAACAACGGTCGCCATCGTTTACCTGAAGCATCAGTCCCGTTGCCATAGTTACCTGCAGGGAGCAGAGGTTGACCCGATCACTCGTCGTGTCCCTAAACGTGTCGTGTTGTGTTCAAAGACCTCTGTGACTGTAGAGCTTGTTGATTTGTTGacgtttcttcttctctcctctgtaCAGGAAGTGAGTGGCTGTGTGCTGCGACCTCCACCTGTCAGCTGACCTGCTGACTCACTGAGCGCGCTCAGTAGGGGGGTtcccctccccacacacacacacacacacacacactgttttaacacacacacggtaagAGTTCACATCCTGTTGTTGATTAGAGGTGTGAATGATGTCATAACCTGGTGGACCTGATCTGGTCTCTGAGGGTCCATGTAACCCAGGATGCAGGGTGACATCACTGAAGCTGTCCAATCAGTGGCAGTCCTTCATGTGACATCACTAGAGCTGTCCAATCagtgtcagtccttcatgtgacatcactgaagctgtccaatcagtgtcagtccttcatgtgacatcactagagctgtccaatcagtgtcagtccttcatgtgacatcactgaagctgtccaatcagtgtcagtccttcatgtgacatcactgaagctgtccaatcagtgtcagtccttcatgtgacatcactgaAGCTGTCCAATCAGTGGCAGTCCTTCATGTGACATCACTAGAGCTGTCCAATCagtgtcagtccttcatgtgacatcactgaagctgtccaatcagtgtcagtccttcatgtgacatcactgaAGCTGTCCAATCAGTGGCAGTCCttcatgtgacatcatgtgtGTTTCAGGATTCGTTGGGACCGCCATCATGGTGTTAGCCGACCTGGGGAGGAAGATCACCTCGGCGCTGAGGTCCCTCAGCAACGCCACCATCATCAATGAAGAGGTAACGGGACGCCACCGGGACCACGTCTTCTTCATGTTGTTTATTAATGTAGATAATCAGTAAGCTTCATCTGATCTGGTCCTGCTGAGTCCACGTGGATCAGAGGCCTCTTCCGAGGACCTGGTCTTAGTCCAGAGGACCTGGTCTTAGTCCAGAGGACCTGGGTCCTCAGACCTGATCCGGCTGTCTGTGTTCCAGGTGCTGAACGCCATGCTGAAGGAGGTGTGTGCTGCTCTGCTGGAGGCCGACGTCAACATCAAACTGGTCAAACAGCTGAGAGAGAACGTCAAGTGAGTATCAACCCCCCTAGGAGTCCTGATCCAGGATCTAAACCTGGTCCAGTGGTTGAACTGTGTGCTCTCTGCAGGGCTGCCATAGATCTGGAGGAGATGGCTTCAGGTCTGAACAAGAGGAGGATGATCCAGCACGCCGTGTTCAAGGAGCTCGTCAAGGTCAGACCATCAGGCCCTTCCCTTCACCACTAGTGGTTGCCAGTTGGTTGGTCAACCTGGAGACGGACTCAGACAGAAGGTCCTGAACCTCCTGATAGACTGATAGTCATTCTGCAACATGCAGCGATACGTTAGCTATAGAGGTTAGGGTTAGTCCAGATTCATGGAACGTAATCTACGCTAATCTGAGGATGTGGCTAACCAGGTTTAGCTAACGGTTAGCTTGTCGTCTAAGTGGTGGTGTAGTACGTCTACCTGCTGATGTTCCAGTGGTGTAGTACGTCTACCTGCTGGTGTTCCAGTGGTGTAGTACGTCTACCCGCTGGTGTTCCAGTGGTGTAGTACGTCTACCTGCTGATGTTCCAGTGGTGTAGTACGTCTACCTGCTGGTGTTCCAGTGGTGTAGTACGTCTACCTGCTGGTGTTCCAGTGGTGTAGTACGTCTACCTGCTGGTGTTCCAGTGGTGTAGTACGTCTACCTGCTGGTGTTCCAGTGGTGTAGTATGTCTACCTGCTGGTGTTCCAGTTGTGTAGTACGTCTTCCTGCTGGTGTTCCAGTGGTGTAGTACGTCTACCTGCTGGTGTTCCAGTGGTGTAGTACGTCTACCTGCTGGTGTTCCAGTGGTGTAGTACGTCTACCTGCTGGTGTTCCAGTGGTGTAGTATGTCTACCTGCTGGTGTTCCAGTGGTGTAGTATGTCTACCTGCTGGTGTTCCAGTGGTGTAGTACGTCTACCTGCTGGTGTTCCAGTGGTGTAGTACGTCTACCTGCTGGTGTTCCAGTGGTGTAGTACGTCTACCTGCTGGTGTTCCAGTGGTGTAGTATGTCTACCTGCTGATGTTCCAGTGGTGTAGTACGTCTACCTGCTGATGTTCCAGTGGTGTAATATGTCTACCTGCTGGTGTTCCAGTGGTGTAGTATGTCTACCTGCTGATGTTCCAGTGGTGTAGTATGTCTACCTGCTGATGTTCCAGTGGTGTAGTACGTCTACCTGCTGATGTTCCAGTGGTGTAATATGTCTACCTGCTGGTGTTCCAGTGGTGTAGTATGTCTACCTGCTGATGTTCCAGTGGTGTAGTATGTCTACCTGCTGATGTTCCAGTGGTGTAATATGTCTACCTGCTGGTGTTCCAGTggtgtgtataatgtgtgtataatgtgtgtataatgtgtgtatCTCCAGCTGGTGGACCCCGGTGTGAAGGCCTGGACTCCCACGAAAGGAAAAAACAACGTCATCATGTTTGTTGGTCTGCAGGGCAGCGGGAAAACTACCACCTGCTCGAAGGTGACCTCACACACCTGAGACACCTGTCTGTTGTCTCACTGACTTTTCTGTCTGTTGTCTCACTGACTTTCCTGTCTGTTGTCTCTGTCTGTTGTCTCACAGCTGGCCTACTACTACCAGAGGAAAGGCTGGAAGACCTGCCTGATCTGTGCCGACACCTTCAGAGCTGGTAAGCAACACTTCAACTCCTCTCAGTGGCCTCGCTTCACTCTTCAGTCTTTTATTAACAGTTTCCTCCTCTCGTCCGTCAGGTGCCTTCGATCAGCTGAAACAGAACGCCACCAAAGCCAGAATCCCTTTCTACGGCAGGTGAGTCCGCCAGGTGGCGCCCGCCGCCGTCTTCTGCCTGTTAGCGCTGTGTTAGCCACCGTCTGCTGCCCGTTAGCGCCGTGCGTCTCACCCGTGCGTTGTGTTCAGTTACACAGAGATGGATCCGGTGGTGATCGCCGCCGAGGGCGTCGAGAAGTTCAAAGCAGAGAACTTTGAGATCATCATCGTGGACACGAGCGGACGACACAAACAGGAAGACTCGCTGTTTGAGGAGATGCTGCAAGTCTCCAACGCTGTGGTGAGTACCTGAACGCACCGCCAGTACCCAGTGAAGCAGGACGCCAGTGAACGCACCACCGCGAGCACGTGGTCTGTGGTGGGTACCTGGGACCGTCTCAGATGTTTCTCTCTACCTGTGTTTCCATAGCAACCAGACAACATCGTGTACGTGATGGACGCGTCAATCGGTCAGGCCTGTGAGTCTCAGGCGAAGGCCTTCAAAGACAAAGTGGACGTGGCGTCGGTGATCGTCACCAAACTGGACGGGCACGCCAAAGGTGGAGGAGCTCTGAGCGCGTAAGACCATGATGTCTCAGCACTGTGTGATGTCACACTGACCCTGTTTACTGTCAGGGTAGCActgaccttcttcttcttctgctgtttcCTGTCAGTGTGGCGGCCACCAGGAGTCCCATCATCTTCATCGGAACAGGAGAACACATCGACGACTTCGAGCCATTTAAGACTCAGCCGTTCATCAGCAAACTGCTCGGTGATTACAACGTTCCTACAACTTTCCTACAACGTTAATTAACTCCACGTTGCCTTAagtgtttccatggaaaccTTCAgtaactcctcctcttcctgtcagGGATGGGAGACATCGAGGGTTTGATCGACAGAGTGAACGAACTGAAACTGGATGACAACGAGGAGCTGATCGACAAACTGAAACACGGTGAGAAAAATCCTTTACTCACCTGAGTCGACACTTCACATCCTTTTACTCACCTGAGACCACACTTCACATCCTTTTACTCACCTGAGACAACACTTCACATCCTTTTACTCACCTGAGACAACACTTATCATCCTTTACTCACCTGAGACAACACTTCACATCCTTTTACTCACCTGAGAACAACAATTCACATCCTTTTACTCACCTGAGACAACACTACACATCCTTTACTCACCTGAGACGACACTTCACTTTCTTTACTCACCTGAGACAACACTTCATATCTTTTTACTCACCTGAGACGACACTTCATAACCTTTACTCACCTGAGACAACACTTCACTTCCTTTACTCAGCTGAGACAGCACTTAATATCTTTTTACTCACCTGAGACGACACTTCACTTCCTTTACTCACCTGAGACAACACTTCACTTCCTTTACTCACCTGAGTCGACACTTCACTTCCTTTACTCACCTGAGACGATACTTCACTTCCTTTACTCACCTGAGACAACACTTCACTTCCTTTACTCACCTGAGACGACACTTCACTTCCTTTACTCACCTGAGAATAACACTTCACATCCTTTACTCACCTGAGACAACACTTCACTTCCTTTACTCACCTGAGACGACAATTCACATTCTTTACTCACCTGAGACAACACTTCACATCTTTTTACTCACCTGAGACAACACTTCACATCCTTTACTCACCTGAGACGACACTTCACTTCCTTTACTCACCTGAGATGACACTTCACTTCCTTTACTCACCTGAGATGACACTTCACTTCCTTTACTCACCTGAGAATAACACTTCACTTCCTTTACTCACCTGAGAATAACACTTAACATCCCTTTACTCACCTGAGACGACTCTTCACTTCCTTTACTCACCTGAGAATAACACTTCACTTCCTTTACTCACCTGAGATGACACTTCACTTCCTTTACTCACCTGAGACGACACTTAACATCCCTTTACTCACCTGAGACGACTCTTCACATCCTTTACTCACCTGAAATGACTCTTCACATCCTTTACTCACCTGAGACGACTCTTCACATCCTTTACTCACCTGAGACGACACTTCACTTCCTTTACTCACCTGAGATGACACTTCACTTCCTTTACTCACCTGAGAATAACACTTCACTTCCTTTACTCACCTGAGATGACACTTCACTTCCTTTACTCACCTGAGATGACACTTCACTTCCTTTACTCACCTGAGAATAACACTTCACTTCCTTTACTCACCTGAGATGACACTTCACTTCCTTTACTCACCTGAGACGACACTTGACATCCCTTTACTCACCTGAGACGACTCTTCACATCCTTTACTCACCTGAAATGACTCTTCACATCCTTTACTCACCTGAGACGACTCTTCACATCCTTTACTCACCTGAGACGACTCTTCACTTCCTTTACTCACCTGAGTCGACACTTCACTTCCTTTACTCACCTGAGACGACACTTCACTTCCTTTACTCACCTGAGACGACACTTCACTTCCTTTACTCACCTGAGAATAACACTTCACATCCTTTACTCACCTGAGACGACACTTCATTTCCTTTACTCACCTGAGACGACAATTCACATTCTTTACTCACCTGAGACAACACTTCACATCCTTTTACTCACCTGAGACAACACTTCACATCCTTTACTCACCTGAGACAACACTTCACATCCTTTACTCACCTGAGACGACACTTAACATCCTTTACTCACCTGAGACAACGCTTCACTTCCTTTACTCACCTGAGATGACACTTCACTTCCTTTACTCACCTGAGACAGTGTGTATTATGGTATGATGCTgacctgtgacctttgacctgcaggtcAGTTCACCCTCAGAGACATGTACGAGCAGTTCCAGAACATCATGAAGATGGGACCCTTCGGACAGATCATGGTAAACACTCACCTGTCTCTCCGTGATGCGTTCAGGGTCAGGGTTAGTAAATGTGGTCCACTGTGctgactgtctctctccgtGATGCGTTCAGGGGATGATTCCAGGGTTCGGTACAGACTTCATGAGTAAAGGAAATGAACAGGAGTCCATGGCCCGCCTGAAGAAGCTGATGACCATCATGGACAGCATGAATGACCAGGGTAACACATCCTATTActctactggttctactggttctactggttcaGCATGAACGACCAGGGTAACGCATACTAATActctactggttctactggttctactggttcaGTATGAACGACCAGGGTAACGCATACTAATACTATTACTCTACTGGTTCAGTATGAACGACCAGGGTAACACATCCTATTActctactggttctactggttctactggttcaGCATGAACGACCAGGGTAACGCATACTAATActctactggttctactggttctactggttcaGCATGAACGACCAGGGTAACGCATACTAATActctactggttctactggttcaGCATGAACGACCAGGGTAACCCATACCCGTACCAAGTACTGATGATGctctactggttctactggttcaACTGGTCTACTGGTCTACTGGTTCTAGTGGTCTACTGGTTttactggttctactggttcaACTGGTCTACTGGTTCTAGTggtctccgtctgtctcttcAGAACTGGACAGTAAAGACGGAGCGAAGCTGTTCAGTAAGCAGCCCAACAGGATCCAGAGAGTCGCTCGGGGGTCTGGAGTCGCCACCAGAGACGTCCAGGAGCTGCTGACCCAGTACACCAAGTTCGCCCAGATGGTCAAGAAGATGGGGGGCATCAAGGGACTCTTTAAAGGTAGAGACAGAGGGGGGACTGTGGAGGACGGTGGAGGACGGTGGGGGATGGTGGGGGATGGTGGAGGACGGTGGGGGATGGTGGGGGACTTTGGGGGACAGTGGAGGACGGTGGAGGACGGTGGAGGACTTTCGGGGACGGTGGAGGACTGTTGGGGACTTTGGGGGATTGTGGAGGACTGTGGAGGACGGTGGGGGACTGTGAGGAGGTGGGGGACTTTGGAGGACGGTGGGGGACTGTGGAGGACTGTGTGGGACGGTGGGGGACTTTGGAGGACGGTGGGGGACTGTGGAGGACTGTGTGGGACGGTGGAGGACGGTGGGGGACTGTGGAGGACTGTGTGGGACGGTGGGGGACTGTGGAGGACTGCGGAGGACGGTGGAGGACGGTGGAGGACTTTCGGGGACGGTGGAGGACTGTTGGGGACTTTGGGGGATTGTGGAGGACTGTGGAGGACGGTGGGGGACTGTGAGGAGGTGGGGGACTTTGGAGGACGGTGGGGGACTGTGGAGGACTGTGTGGGACGGTGGGGGACTTTGGAGGACGGTGGGGGACTGTGGAGGACTGTGTGGGACGGTGGAGGACGGTGGGGGACTGTGGAGGACTGTGTGGGACGGTGGGGGACTGTGGAGGACGGTGGGGGACTGTGGAGGACGGTGGGGGACTGATTAGTCCGGGGTTTGAACCggtgtgtgatgtgttttgtttcttcCAGGTGGAGACATGTCCAAGAACGTGAACCCGTCTCAGATGGCTAAACTGAACCAGCAGATGGCCAAAATGATGGACCCCCGAGTCCTGCACCACATGGGTGAGGCATGGTCTACCTGTTACCTGGTCTACCTGTTACCAGGTCTACCTGTTAACTGAGAGCAGGaagtttaataatataaaatataaataaatggagCCGGACAGATGTCTTAAAGCTGATGAATTAACGAGCTCCATTATTAACGAGCCTCATTATTAACGAGCCTCATCATTAACGAGCTTCATCATTAACGAGCTTCATCATTAACGAGCCTCATCATTAACGAGCCTCATTATTAACGAGCTTCATTATTAACGAGCTTCATCATTAACGAGCTTCATCATTAACGAGCTTCATCATTAACGAGCTTCATCATTAACGAGCCTCATCATTAACGAGCTTCATCATTAACGAGCCTCATTATTAACGAGCCTCATCATTAACGAGCTTCATCATTAACGAGCTTCATCATTAACGAGCCTCATCATTAACGAGCTTCATCATTAACGAGCTTCATCATTAACGAGCCTCATCATTAACGAGCTTCATCATTAACGAGCTTCATCATTAACGAGCTTCATCATTAACGAGCCTCATCATTAACGAGCCTCATTATTAACGAGCTTCATCATTAACGAGCTTCATCATTAACGAGCTTCATCATTAACGAGCCTCATCATTAACGAGCTTCATCATTAACGAGCTTCATCATTAACGAGCCTCATCATTAACGAGCCTCATTATTAACGAGCTTCATTATTAACGAGCTTCATCATTAACGAGCCTCATTATTAACGAGCTTCATTATTAACGAGCTTCATCATTAACAAGCTTCATTAAGGAGCTTAATTAAGGTTCTAACGGTGTGTTCTGCTCGTTAGGTGGGATGGCCGGCCTTCAG
Proteins encoded:
- the srp54 gene encoding signal recognition particle 54 kDa protein isoform X1, with the protein product MCVSGFVGTAIMVLADLGRKITSALRSLSNATIINEEVLNAMLKEVCAALLEADVNIKLVKQLRENVKAAIDLEEMASGLNKRRMIQHAVFKELVKLVDPGVKAWTPTKGKNNVIMFVGLQGSGKTTTCSKLAYYYQRKGWKTCLICADTFRAGAFDQLKQNATKARIPFYGSYTEMDPVVIAAEGVEKFKAENFEIIIVDTSGRHKQEDSLFEEMLQVSNAVQPDNIVYVMDASIGQACESQAKAFKDKVDVASVIVTKLDGHAKGGGALSAVAATRSPIIFIGTGEHIDDFEPFKTQPFISKLLGMGDIEGLIDRVNELKLDDNEELIDKLKHGQFTLRDMYEQFQNIMKMGPFGQIMGMIPGFGTDFMSKGNEQESMARLKKLMTIMDSMNDQELDSKDGAKLFSKQPNRIQRVARGSGVATRDVQELLTQYTKFAQMVKKMGGIKGLFKGGDMSKNVNPSQMAKLNQQMAKMMDPRVLHHMGGMAGLQSMMRQFQQGAAGNMKGMMGFNNM
- the srp54 gene encoding signal recognition particle 54 kDa protein isoform X2 — translated: MVLADLGRKITSALRSLSNATIINEEVLNAMLKEVCAALLEADVNIKLVKQLRENVKAAIDLEEMASGLNKRRMIQHAVFKELVKLVDPGVKAWTPTKGKNNVIMFVGLQGSGKTTTCSKLAYYYQRKGWKTCLICADTFRAGAFDQLKQNATKARIPFYGSYTEMDPVVIAAEGVEKFKAENFEIIIVDTSGRHKQEDSLFEEMLQVSNAVQPDNIVYVMDASIGQACESQAKAFKDKVDVASVIVTKLDGHAKGGGALSAVAATRSPIIFIGTGEHIDDFEPFKTQPFISKLLGMGDIEGLIDRVNELKLDDNEELIDKLKHGQFTLRDMYEQFQNIMKMGPFGQIMGMIPGFGTDFMSKGNEQESMARLKKLMTIMDSMNDQELDSKDGAKLFSKQPNRIQRVARGSGVATRDVQELLTQYTKFAQMVKKMGGIKGLFKGGDMSKNVNPSQMAKLNQQMAKMMDPRVLHHMGGMAGLQSMMRQFQQGAAGNMKGMMGFNNM